CCTTGAGTATCACGATAAAGAGTGGGGAGTCCCGGTTTATGATGACCAGGTTTTATTTGAAATGCTTTGCCTTGAAGGCGCTCAGGCTGGTCTAAGCTGGTGGACGATCTTAAAAAAAAGAGAAAATTACCGAATAGCCTTTGATCAGTTTGATCCAGAAAAGATTGTTCGTTACACAGATGAAAAAATTCAAACTCTATTAGAATTCGAGGGCATCATACGAAATCGGCTGAAGGTGAAAAGTGTTGTTTCAAATGCAAAAGCTTTCTTAAAGATTCAAGCAGAGTATGGATCTTTCTCCAATTACATATGGGAGTTTGTCGGTCATGAACCCATTGTTAATGAGTGGAAAACGATAGAGGAAGTTCCTGTATCCAATGAGTTGAGTGATTCGATGAGCAAACAGTTGAAGAAAGACGGCTTTAAGTTTGTCGGTCCTACGATTTGTTATTCTTACATGCAGGCGGTAGGTCTGATCAATGACCATACGCTGGATTGTTTCCGCCATCCTTCCAATTGTTAAACGGGTACAGGGAATCTATTACATTCCCTTTCCGCAGGTGTGTCATAGATTCCCTTATCTTAAGTTTCAATAAATCGAGATATAGAAAGCTAAACTTTCTTTGTTCCTCGTTTGTATTTACGGAAGCCATCGAAACTATTCAAAGCAGCAAAAAATATAAAAATTGCGCTGCTTCCCCAGATCACCCTTGTTTGAACCTGTTCGGCCGTTACATTAAATAAGTCGGCCGTATAGCTTACAAATTCCGGATTAAATAAACCACTGGTTGTAATGATAAATACAAAAACAAGGGCCCCCATTACTTCCTGAATCAAGTTGTACCATGCTAACTGTTTTGTCCACTGCCTTTGAACCATCTTAAAAAGGGCCAGCCCGATTTCCAAACCAATCACAATAATTATGGGAGGCCAGAAAGAATTGAGAACGTCCTGGTTCAGGGAAGGCGCAACAAATGTTAATCCGTTTCCTTGATTCTCGTAAATCCCTAAAAGGCGCCCTGCATTGAAATAAACAGTAGCCCAAATTGCTGTCCATAGGAGGGTCCCGAACACTTCCGCGAGTGATATGGCTCTCTTCTTAGGGACATAAGAAACTTTCTTCAATTGATCAGGTGTCCACTTCTTCCCGTCTGAGGTCAGCGGCTGCTGATCATTTTCTTTATCTACTCGTTCAATCACCGAAAAGGTCAAAGTCATCCAGAAGAATACTTGGATACCGACCTCGATGATTCTAGAGACGCCTTTACCGATGAATGTAAGAATG
This window of the Halobacillus sp. Marseille-Q1614 genome carries:
- a CDS encoding DNA-3-methyladenine glycosylase I — encoded protein: MNRCAWVTDEPLYLEYHDKEWGVPVYDDQVLFEMLCLEGAQAGLSWWTILKKRENYRIAFDQFDPEKIVRYTDEKIQTLLEFEGIIRNRLKVKSVVSNAKAFLKIQAEYGSFSNYIWEFVGHEPIVNEWKTIEEVPVSNELSDSMSKQLKKDGFKFVGPTICYSYMQAVGLINDHTLDCFRHPSNC